One genomic segment of candidate division WOR-3 bacterium includes these proteins:
- a CDS encoding TonB-dependent receptor encodes MAFPIFFILLIFTNPEPIYELDTIYITAARYKVDLLHVPFSITILPKGEISLAERLLKNSGINLLDYGNLTTISLKGPSSRSTAIALNGIPLNSPQSGDFDISLLPSYFIDDGYIASSNLAGIHTFGNLGNTVAFYTKEKERSIILKRGSFGKIAAGGIWTLFSNTAGFYIEDNKNRFPYKDEFNNISYRENAHYQHGAGYWTSTLPFAINLFATFRDADVPEKLGSIAGQPHKNEKAVIGSLSYDTQSIRFGGSGNFYRLDYSDTIFGQDRHQALSTALDLSFKSQNRNIAFYLEKEAVSSTKIGSHSRDIIGIDFFQQHKIKLLTATPSAKMTLTSDRLFGLSILLPGLYFIKENLGIYHNLSFGYRYPTMNELYWPEDNFSVGNPNLKSEKEITVESGFRYIAAYFLKGELFFKFGRDIITWMPGGDGKWRPVNSAHFRAWGTDLCGFFEKPLKSSFGFSFFWARNDGSVLPYRPCINIVLNIEKSNFFGETIIMLRRPANPSGVSFLEDIYLLNLGYHWNQRIINRSCFIDLRLKNILDKNYQFVEGYPLPGRQYEITFKINL; translated from the coding sequence ATGGCTTTCCCGATATTTTTTATCTTACTCATCTTTACCAACCCTGAACCAATTTATGAATTAGATACAATATATATCACCGCCGCACGTTATAAAGTAGATCTTCTCCATGTGCCCTTCAGTATTACAATCTTACCTAAGGGAGAAATTTCACTTGCCGAGCGCCTCTTAAAAAATTCAGGCATCAATCTGCTTGATTATGGGAATCTCACAACCATTTCGTTAAAAGGGCCGAGCAGCCGTTCGACTGCCATCGCCCTCAATGGAATTCCTCTGAACTCACCCCAGTCTGGTGACTTTGACATTTCTCTCCTTCCTTCTTACTTCATCGATGATGGATACATCGCTAGTTCCAATCTCGCAGGCATTCATACTTTTGGTAATCTCGGCAATACGGTAGCATTTTATACGAAGGAAAAAGAACGAAGTATAATTCTAAAAAGGGGTAGTTTTGGCAAGATCGCAGCTGGAGGAATCTGGACCCTATTTTCAAATACCGCAGGATTCTATATTGAGGACAATAAAAATAGATTTCCGTACAAGGATGAATTTAATAACATCTCCTACCGGGAAAATGCTCATTATCAGCATGGGGCTGGATACTGGACATCAACCTTACCGTTCGCCATTAACCTATTTGCTACTTTCCGTGATGCTGATGTCCCTGAAAAGTTGGGTAGTATCGCCGGGCAACCCCATAAAAATGAAAAAGCTGTTATCGGTTCGCTCTCTTATGATACACAATCCATCCGCTTTGGCGGTTCCGGGAATTTCTATCGCTTAGATTATTCAGACACAATCTTTGGTCAGGACCGGCATCAAGCCCTAAGCACCGCATTGGACTTATCCTTTAAATCTCAAAATAGGAATATAGCATTTTATTTAGAAAAAGAGGCGGTTTCCTCAACCAAGATTGGAAGTCATTCAAGAGATATCATTGGTATAGATTTTTTCCAGCAACATAAAATCAAATTGCTCACCGCGACTCCTTCGGCGAAGATGACCCTTACCAGTGATCGTCTTTTTGGTTTAAGCATTCTTTTGCCCGGTCTCTATTTCATTAAAGAAAACCTCGGGATTTATCACAATCTATCTTTCGGTTATCGCTACCCCACAATGAATGAACTCTACTGGCCGGAAGATAACTTTTCGGTGGGCAATCCAAATTTAAAAAGCGAAAAGGAAATCACCGTTGAATCCGGCTTCCGCTATATTGCGGCATACTTTCTGAAAGGAGAACTTTTCTTTAAATTTGGTCGAGATATAATAACCTGGATGCCGGGCGGAGATGGAAAATGGCGCCCGGTCAATTCTGCTCATTTCCGTGCCTGGGGCACGGACCTCTGTGGATTTTTTGAAAAGCCATTAAAGTCATCTTTTGGTTTTAGCTTTTTCTGGGCTCGTAATGATGGGTCAGTATTGCCCTACCGGCCGTGTATTAATATCGTTTTAAATATTGAAAAGTCAAATTTCTTTGGCGAGACAATCATCATGTTAAGGCGACCCGCAAATCCATCGGGTGTATCATTCTTAGAAGATATTTACTTGTTAAACTTGGGTTATCATTGGAACCAAAGAATTATAAATCGCTCTTGTTTTATTGACCTGCGCCTTAAAAATATCCTTGATAAAAATTACCAATTTGTTGAAGGATATCCCCTGCCAGGAAGGCAATACGAAATCACCTTTAAAATAAATCTGTGA